The Leisingera caerulea DSM 24564 genomic sequence CGCGCGGATCACCGTGGTCTTGCCGGAGCCGCTCTCGCCCACCAGCGCATAGGTTTCGCCGGGTTCGACGGTGAAGCTGACACCGGCCAGCACGTTGACCGGTCCATAGCTGGTCTTGAGGTTGTTTACATCCAGCAGGCTCATTCCGCGGCCTCCTTGTGGTTCAGCCAGCAGGCGGCGTGGTGGCCGTCCTTCAGCTGTGTCAGCGGTGGGACTTCTGCCGCGCAGCGCGGCATGGCCTGGTCGCAACGGTCGCGGAAGATGCAGCCGCCGGGCAGGTTGGCCAGATCCGGCACCTCGCCCGGGATGGTGGGCAGCACGCGGGCACGCTCCTTGATGTGGCCCGGGTCGCAGTCGATCAGGCGGCGGGTGTAGGGGTGCTTGGGATCGTGGAAGATCTCGCGCACCTCGCCGCTTTCGACCACGGCCCCCGCATACATCACCACCACCCGGTCGCAGAGTTCTGCAATCACCCCCAGATGATGCGAGATGAACAGGATGGCGCAGTCGAATTCCTGCTGCAGCTCTTGCAGGCGCTCGATGATCTGCACCTCCAGCGTGGCATCCAGCGCCGTGGTCGGCTCATCCGCGATCAGCAGGTCCGGTTCCGACATCAGCGCCATGGCGATGGCAATCCGCTGCCGCATGCCGCCGGAGAACTCATGCGGGAACTGGTCCAGCCGCGCCTCCGGGTCCGGGATGCCGACGGCACCCAGCATCTGCGCGGCGCGCGCCCGTTTCTCGGCCTTGGACGCCTTGGAGCGGTGCTGGATATCCAGCATCTGCTGGCCGATGGACAGCACCGGGTTGT encodes the following:
- a CDS encoding ABC transporter ATP-binding protein is translated as MSDTLLEIDRLSVDYETARGDLKALRDISFDVRKGEIVGIVGESGCGKSTLISSILRLTAPNTRFRQGEVRFKGDDLLQLPERRMRALRGADISIVFQDPMQTHNPVLSIGQQMLDIQHRSKASKAEKRARAAQMLGAVGIPDPEARLDQFPHEFSGGMRQRIAIAMALMSEPDLLIADEPTTALDATLEVQIIERLQELQQEFDCAILFISHHLGVIAELCDRVVVMYAGAVVESGEVREIFHDPKHPYTRRLIDCDPGHIKERARVLPTIPGEVPDLANLPGGCIFRDRCDQAMPRCAAEVPPLTQLKDGHHAACWLNHKEAAE